A genomic window from Pyxidicoccus trucidator includes:
- a CDS encoding ABC transporter ATP-binding protein: MPLLSLDAVTLRYSSSGTPAVDGLSLAVEPGEVVALLGPSGCGKTTTLRMVAGFERLDAGTLTLEGRTLAGPGTFVPPEQRSVGMVFQDYALFPHLSVLDNVTFGLTSVPRAEAQARARSMLKLFGLEGFESRMPHALSGGQQQRVALARALAPGPRVLLLDEPFSSLDSALRASTRLEVRRVLKSLGATVLLVTHDQGEAMAFADRLAVMRAGTVEQVGTPESVYSAPRTAFVAYFLGGTNLLPGVGFGNGARTMLGILPVVGHAKGNVLLSLRPEALRLVPDTDAVAVGGALRAEVLTREFQGPSAEFTVACGGLELTVRGAPELPLRAGDRARLEVVGRAGVLEDTPD, translated from the coding sequence ATGCCCCTGCTCTCGCTCGACGCCGTCACCCTGCGCTACTCCTCCAGCGGCACCCCCGCGGTGGACGGCCTCTCGCTGGCGGTGGAGCCGGGCGAGGTGGTGGCCCTGCTGGGCCCCTCCGGCTGCGGCAAGACGACGACGCTGCGCATGGTGGCCGGCTTCGAGCGCCTTGACGCGGGCACCCTCACCCTGGAGGGCCGCACGTTGGCGGGCCCGGGCACCTTCGTGCCGCCCGAGCAGCGCAGCGTGGGCATGGTGTTCCAGGACTACGCTCTCTTCCCGCACCTGTCCGTGCTGGACAACGTCACCTTCGGTCTCACCTCCGTCCCTCGCGCCGAGGCGCAGGCCCGCGCCCGCTCCATGCTGAAGCTGTTCGGCCTGGAGGGCTTCGAGTCGCGCATGCCGCACGCGCTCTCCGGCGGTCAGCAGCAGCGCGTGGCCCTGGCGCGCGCGCTGGCGCCGGGCCCGCGCGTGCTGCTGCTGGATGAGCCCTTCTCCAGCCTGGACAGCGCGCTGCGCGCCTCCACGCGCCTGGAGGTGCGGCGCGTGCTCAAGTCGCTGGGCGCCACGGTGCTCCTCGTCACGCATGACCAGGGCGAGGCCATGGCCTTCGCGGACCGGCTCGCGGTGATGCGCGCGGGGACGGTGGAGCAGGTGGGCACGCCGGAGTCCGTCTACTCCGCGCCGCGCACCGCCTTCGTCGCGTACTTCCTGGGCGGCACCAACCTGCTCCCGGGTGTGGGCTTCGGGAACGGGGCTCGCACCATGCTCGGCATCCTCCCGGTGGTGGGGCACGCGAAGGGCAACGTGCTGCTGTCGCTACGGCCGGAGGCGCTGCGGCTGGTGCCGGACACGGACGCGGTGGCGGTGGGCGGCGCCCTGCGCGCGGAGGTGCTGACGCGCGAGTTCCAGGGCCCGAGCGCCGAGTTCACCGTGGCCTGCGGCGGGCTGGAGTTGACGGTGCGCGGTGCGCCGGAATTGCCGCTGCGCGCGGGCGACAGGGCGCGGCTGGAGGTGGTGGGCCGCGCGGGCGTGCTGGAGGACACTCCCGACTGA